The region GAATCCAAACTGTTTTTCCAACCAAAGTCGGAAATTAAAACAGGATGAAACACTCGAACTGGAAATTTTAAAGCTTCGTGAACGTGCATGAAAGCTTCACCAGACTGGATCTGTGCCTCCTTCAGGTGTTCACACGTCGGACATCCTCACAGTTTACATCTCGGCCATCAAAGCTCTGAGGGAGCTCGACCCATCCATGGTAATCCTGCAGGTGGCCTGCCAGCCCATCCGAAAGTACCTCCGGTGAGTCCAGTCTTGTGCCCCCAGATCCGAGTTAAACAGGCTGAACTACGCTTCAGTTTTTCTGGCTAAATCCAGCTCTGTTATTCAGAAAAACAAGTTAGTATCTGCTTTATGTCTTGGTTTTAtctcttttgtcttttatttgggCAAACtggctgttttttaaataaatcaattggATTTGGATTTTTAACAGGAcgatttttaaatgattttcagtTAATGTTGGAAATTACGGGTTCTTTGATTGTTGTTCCAGGACTCGGGAGGACACGGTGAGGCAGATCGTCGCTGGGCTGACAGGAGACGCCGAAGCCTGCACCGACCTGGCCTCCGAGCTCTCCAGGGGAGACCCGGTGACTCTGGAGATGCAGGACAGCGACGACGAAGGCAACGACCCTGAGGACTGGGCTCCGGATCCGACCGACGCCATGCCCGGTCAGTGGATGCATCGATTCCTAACTGCAGAAGAATGAGACAAATTTCTCTAACTTCAGGTCATTTACCAGATAAACTAGGTTCCAAGCGGCGTTCGTCCGACATCATCAGCCTGCTGGTCAGCATCTACGGCAGCAAGGACATCTTCATCGACGAGTACAGAGCCGTGCTGGCCGACAGGCTGCTGCACCAATTCAACTACAACACGGCCAGGTCGGACCCAGCGGAACCTCCAGATAACTCCAGCTGATGGTTCCTCTCTAACATCtgaactgctgtttgttttcaggGAGATTAGGAACGTGGAGCTGCTCAAGCTGCGGTTCGGAGAGTCTCACATGCATTACTGTGAAGTCATGCTGAAGGTCAGTTCCCCAGCCTCAAGTCCTCCTTGGTCTGTCACAAGTTTGTAAggtgcatgaatacttttgcgagcTTATGTACTCAGACCTGTGAAATCCTCCCTCTGCGTTGGTGTGCAGGACATGGCGGACTCTCGCAGGATCAACAGCCACATCCGTGAGGAGGAGTCGAAGCTGAGTGAGGACGAGCAGCCGCCACTCGCTCTGTCGGCCATCGTCCTGTCGTCTGAGTTCTGGCCCACGCTGAAGGAGGAGAAGCTGGAGCTCCCTGCCTGCGTCTGCCGGGCAATGGAGGCCTACACGCGCCGCTACGAGAAGCTCAAGGTGGAGTTGTGTGTGAACCCCCTGATCCAGAACCGTCCCTTTCATAGATTTTTCTTCCCATCTTCTTTTCCCTTGGTTTTAGTCCAGATCAGTACATtatgaagtaccttgagacgacatgtgttgtgaattggcgataTGTAAAGTTTGAGGAACAACatcatttaagtttttttatctACTACAGAATCGGAGGAGCCACAGAGGATTTGTTTCCTGACCCTGGTGCTTTCTTTGTGTTCCCGGTTATTTCAGGCCATGAGGACGCTGAGCTGGAAGCCTCACCTGGGCTCCGTCACTCTGGATGTGGAGCTGGAGGACCGAACCCTCACCAACCTCACAGTGTCCCCCATCCACGCCGCCATCATCGTGCATTTCCAGGAGAAAAGTACGTCTCTGAGTTCAGGCTCGGGTTTGACCTGAGTGTAAAAAGAATCATCTGCCCGCAGCTTGACATTTAAACTGAGGAGAAACAGTTTTAGGttcattttctctttcatgtTTCAGTCTCAACTTAAGAACATTTTGCTTTCTGTCATCTAGTCTGAATACtattaaaaaatctttaacaagAGAAAAATTGGCCCTGTGGACATAATATTTTCTGCTTTAGTTGATGGCAAAAAACTTAGAAAGTTCAGCTCCCATAGTAGAgatctgcagctcaggtgggacagtttaattcaattcagttttatttatatggcgccaattcacaacacatgtcgtctcaaggctcttcacaaagggtctggaatggtgcagggttgttggggaggttagattaaactactgagtgtgagtttggccattttagaatgggctatgtgtaggggtactaagtaaaataataaactgatcaagtttgtccatctagagcccactggtggccatagttatactaaaaaccacaacgattggggatacctctctctgtcagattgaccataaccgttggaggggtcatacaggtagcagaaatggagggtgtgtttgcacctcaaccataactgagccggtttcaGCTAAACCTGACtaccccttactccaaccaacagggagggaggaaggcagtgTCAACAGGACATAAATTAATCCACCAACCAGGGTTTTATAGGAAAGTAGCGAGATGAAAGCTGTTGTTCAGACAAAAACGCTGCACCTCTGCAAGTCACCATAAACACACCATCTCCTTGGTgcaacacggtggtggcagcatcatgctgtgtgcttttcatcatcagggacagggaagctggtcatagttgatgggaagatagatggagtgaaatccaggacaatcctgggaggaaacctgttagaggctgaagacttgagattggggtgaaggttcaccttccagcaggagaaccaccctgaacatacagccagaaatacaatagaatggtttggATAAAAGCATAGTCctgttttagaatggcccagtcaaagtcctgaaggggctaaatacaaacgcacgccacacttttgagatttatCTGTATGATCTCCTTTCACTacactagtttgtgttggtttgcCACATAAAAGCTcaataaaatgcactgaagttcatggttgtaacatgatacAAATGTGGAGAGAATGGGAATACGTTTGCTAGTTACTGTGaacaaagttatttttctgagtatcagtatgtatgtattttaatttctggTGCGGAAAATTAAATCTTTATCTAATATAACTTTTGCAAATTAACCACCGTCCTTCCTCATTGTCACATCTCTAAACTAAGCAGAAATTTCCTACTTATTAAAAATCGGACCTTCCCGTTAAGATGTCATTTCAGATATCACTTCCTCCTGCTGCTTCTTCTAAAACTGACTGCAGCTTATTAATCCTTGTCGTCTTTAAGGTTCGTGGACCCTGGAGGAACTGAGCTTGAAGCTGGGCGTCCCAAAGGAGCTGGTGCACAGGAAGCTGGCTCTGTGGCAGCAGCACGGCGTTCTGAGGGAGGAGGCAGCTGGCCGCTACTCCGTGTTGGAGATGGGCTCATCCAGGGAGAAGGTGGACAGAGGGATGATGCTGATCGACAGCGACGAGGAGAGGGACTCCAACACCACCACCCAGTCTGAGCAGAGAGAGGAGAAGCTGCAGGTCTGCCCACGGGGTTTCTGCCTCTGTAGGATGCAGAACATCTGAGAAATTATTTAACCTTTACTGGATTTAGGAAGATCATTTCTGTCCAGCTGTAGGAGGTTTAatagtttgttttaaatcaattttattatattagaaaacatgaaactagTTTAATGTTTATAAACCATTCGGATGTCTGAAGGATGAACAGTCAACAGCTTTCTGTGTGTTTCTAAGAGTTTAAGGTTAATTTAGAATCAGCACTAGTCAGCTAATCACGAAAATGTGTTAGTAATCAACCTAATATCTACTGgttaaacacaaaacagcaacTAATTCATTAAAACACTAATTAAATGGAAAATGTCTAATTGGAAGAGAACATTCAAAATACTATCTAACCTGATTAAATATCGGACATTTAATAAGAGTTGGCAAGTCTGATTCAAATACCAACATTAACCTTAGAGGGAAAAGGAGAAAACGGGTTAAAACCAAGATTTCAAACTAGCCTTGATTCAACGTCTTTCAGCGCTGGAAGCATCAGTAGAATAGCGGGCCGCTATGCTGAATATTGTCACTGCTATGCTGAAATTTAGGCCAGTACGCTCATTGTTTATGAGCGTACTGGCCCTTCAACTGACATCTGGCCTCCGACCGTGTGGTTTTTATGTCGGCTTGAGTCTGCTCCCGCTTCCTTTCAACCTGTGCGACCGCTAATGGTAAAGCTTTCTGAAATCATGTCAGCTTCAACATGCTCATAAAAATTCCTGGAGAGAACCCTGTGGAGGGACAGTCTGCTTTTCTGGTCAGCTGTACTGGACCCAGGCTTTTGACTGGTTAGGGGTTCCTGACTGTGGATCACACAGATCACTgattaaaaaggaaaagcacCCAAAGAAAGTATCTAAATGATGCTGCGAACACATCCAAGATATAGATGGAACGGGAACTTTACTCAAACATTAGAAATGTAGCGTATgatgcaaacaaaaaacagtttttagccCCAAATCTTCAGTGAAGGTTTTAATGTGTGAAAAATGGTCCCTAATGATGAACAAACTGGGGACCAAGCTATCTGAAGGACAAATGAGAAATTATTTGAGAATTCTATAGCACTAAAATGTATGATATACACTAAAGGTTTAAAAGCATTAAACATATACATTTTAGCCCAGCAATGATATCACTACACACAATCTTAACATGATAAAATGGAAGCAAATGAAGCACAAATGAAACGGGGCAAATAACAGAACCTTGTGGAACTCCATGCTTGAGAGTTAAGGAAGATGATTTAAAGTTCGGTTTTTGCCACAGAAGTGCCTCCGAAAGATAAGATACAAACTAATCCAGAGCTGTACCAGATGCATCTCTTTGTAACATTTCAGTGTCCTGATTAAAGCTGATGATCCACAGTGTCATTGGTTGAGTTCAGGGTCCCCAAGTCTGCAGATTCCCCTGCATTTCTGCACAAGAACGGGTCACCACAGAGTCAGGGAGGAAAACCGGACTCTCATTATTCAAAACGTCTGCCTTCATCAGATAACTTGCTGCTGTTTTTAAGTTCTCTTTGCGTTTTATAGACCTCAgagaagaaaatctgaaataGTCAAAAGGTCAAAATCTGTATCGGCAAGTCAGACCTGGTATCAGCCCAGAGAGGTTCGATCAGTGCGTCTGTGGTCAGGTACAACTGGACTGAAAATGAGAGGAAAATCAGCCTCAGACCAGAGAAAAACTTTGGGAGAACTTTGATCGAggccattttaaaatgttaaagtaaagaaaggaaaaagcaACAAAGTGGAAGCTGTAAATGTGAACCTTGAGTCAAACTGCTGCTTCTCACAGACCAACTCTTGTTGTTCCCACAGCTGTTCTGGGCCTACATCCAGGCCATGCTCACCAACCTGGACAGCATGACGCTGGAGCGCATCCACTCCATGCTGCGGATGTTCGTCGCCACGGGACCCGTCGTCACGGAGATGGACATCAACGAGCTGGAGGCCTTCCTCCAGAGGAAAGTCAGAGAGCACCAGCTGATCGTGTCCACAGGTGTCTACAGACTGCCCAAAACCAACTGATGGAGGACGGTGGGTTCGGGTGAACCAGAAAATTACAGAACTGAAAAAACTGCTTACTGCAGACTCTGAGAGCCTGAGTGTAAAAGAGCCAGAAGTTAGTAAgagaaaaatgatcaaataaaaagTCTCCAGCCTGGAAAAGAGTTGTCGGTATTTTTCTACTGTGACATGAAAGCAGCAGGAGTTAAATGTTGTGATCGGAGTTATTCTATTATTAATTTCATGTTTCACTCTTTGGCTGCTGAAGTTTAAAACTTGATGCTGTTTATGAAGCTGCTGCTGATGTCTGAGTCGTGAAGTGGGACAAGGAGGGGGAGATCATTTCAGTCTGACAGGAATCTGTCGGTCTAAAAAGCTGCTTCAGTTCATCTGGtgttaaatcctccattcatcccTCATCTATGGTAATGAGATCTAGGTCATCACCAAAAGAACTAAATTCCAGATACAAGAGATccactctagaggagctgcagagatctacaactcaggtgggagTTTGACAGGATATCCAGTTGTTCACTCAAAACTGGCCTATGGACTGATGACACCAAGATGTATTCAAGATACTT is a window of Girardinichthys multiradiatus isolate DD_20200921_A chromosome Y, DD_fGirMul_XY1, whole genome shotgun sequence DNA encoding:
- the LOC124864244 gene encoding anaphase-promoting complex subunit 2-like — translated: MEEMVVELDSGETSGTGSDQQVANAWASVTAALVSPGCSQSDQDLLDSLALLGYHGLSRLLGVWLLETLQVRLSSSVVPEFWSGLNQPENELEERDRTSVLLTTFRTLLDRLEPFLSGLENLGVWQEEGRGGLSGPGPRALQERAFTTIRALLLFSPPAVLQERVLEFYSRTFSVYMNQEGGEDGSEAPDGPDGGACPGCGVLVQRCWCQEALEQLQDFSLILSRLQLLEWVSSEAVTSILHRLIEQRMEQHCRGEYERSFLLEFQEWLELVLGWLGKVFASKRDGDAAITPAANVPSIQGSQPASSVLKQWRCHMHQFFCRIYVNMRIEELFSIIRDFPESKPAIEDLKFCLERTNQRQQLLTSLKSAFESRLLHPGVHTSDILTVYISAIKALRELDPSMVILQVACQPIRKYLRTREDTVRQIVAGLTGDAEACTDLASELSRGDPVTLEMQDSDDEGNDPEDWAPDPTDAMPDKLGSKRRSSDIISLLVSIYGSKDIFIDEYRAVLADRLLHQFNYNTAREIRNVELLKLRFGESHMHYCEVMLKDMADSRRINSHIREEESKLSEDEQPPLALSAIVLSSEFWPTLKEEKLELPACVCRAMEAYTRRYEKLKAMRTLSWKPHLGSVTLDVELEDRTLTNLTVSPIHAAIIVHFQEKSSWTLEELSLKLGVPKELVHRKLALWQQHGVLREEAAGRYSVLEMGSSREKVDRGMMLIDSDEERDSNTTTQSEQREEKLQLFWAYIQAMLTNLDSMTLERIHSMLRMFVATGPVVTEMDINELEAFLQRKVREHQLIVSTGVYRLPKTN